The following coding sequences lie in one Pseudomonadota bacterium genomic window:
- a CDS encoding EAL domain-containing protein, with protein sequence MLASTYKKKQLAVRAALAAAGLLALITVYVSASSFSSINATQTQLAAAQATLLQRAALTVQAFQSYREAVRGFGHGDAAIKRDDLREALEALGLQLSLLTSGETQSLLRTAERTASAAAGSDHTRQLVELLHTIYETSASVMPEALRTINGLTVGSVSQATRAIERSAALDRQVNTFQVLLFKRNLHVQNVFPIAADRMSTRFFLACFVLVLGLIAAGALFTVYVQQSRRMARLLRQSNARLLRKVEETEHLASTLGHHARHDELTGLLNRTGFNGVLDGVLSDGKGRHGLCFIDLDLFKIVNDTSGHAAGDHLLQRVASVLSSHLPKRGYAIRLGGDEFLLFAPFTTEVKFRETVQSCVDELNPLRIEYDGQHFEVTASFGATFFNAEEHTVDTVLSIVDTACYEAKNAGGGRVYFHSGKEGVVESRQSEMQWVAKIRESLENRRMQLHYQNIVETTSIEPKVHSMEILVRMLDDGGNVVSPGSFLDIAERFSLATRIDKFVINETFEWLRAGNLNTSQNSLININLSGRSIGDNEVLRYIEELCGKLNTPSDRVCFEITETAAVGKNARDFLVQLHELGFKLALDDFGSGFSSFGYLESLPVDYIKIDGMFVQDLDTNTTHREFITAINRVGKAMGKLTVAEFVENQASLELLEQIGVDFAQGYHLHKPVELAKRPLVLSFAEFQEAA encoded by the coding sequence ATGCTGGCAAGCACGTACAAGAAGAAGCAACTGGCTGTTCGAGCGGCTCTCGCCGCGGCCGGACTGTTGGCGCTGATCACCGTGTACGTGTCCGCCAGTTCCTTCTCGTCGATCAACGCCACGCAAACCCAGCTTGCAGCCGCCCAGGCGACGCTGCTGCAGCGCGCCGCGCTCACCGTTCAAGCCTTCCAGAGCTACCGCGAGGCGGTGCGCGGGTTTGGTCACGGGGACGCCGCGATAAAACGCGACGATCTGCGCGAGGCACTTGAGGCACTCGGGCTGCAACTGTCCTTGCTGACCTCAGGCGAGACCCAGAGCCTGCTGCGCACGGCCGAACGCACAGCGTCGGCTGCCGCGGGTTCGGACCACACGCGCCAACTCGTCGAGCTGCTGCACACGATCTACGAAACCAGCGCCTCGGTGATGCCCGAGGCCTTGCGAACCATCAATGGCCTGACAGTGGGCTCGGTGTCCCAGGCCACGCGCGCGATCGAACGCAGTGCGGCGCTCGACCGCCAAGTGAACACCTTTCAGGTGCTTCTGTTCAAGCGCAACCTGCACGTGCAAAACGTCTTCCCGATCGCAGCCGATCGCATGAGCACCCGCTTCTTCCTCGCGTGCTTCGTGTTGGTGTTGGGCCTGATTGCCGCCGGCGCGCTCTTCACCGTTTACGTCCAACAGAGCCGTCGCATGGCGAGGCTGCTGCGCCAGTCGAATGCGCGCCTGCTGCGCAAGGTCGAAGAGACCGAACACCTCGCCTCGACCCTGGGCCACCACGCCCGCCACGACGAGCTGACCGGCTTGTTGAACCGCACCGGCTTCAATGGCGTACTCGACGGTGTGCTGTCCGACGGCAAGGGCCGACACGGTCTCTGTTTCATCGACCTGGACCTGTTCAAGATCGTCAACGACACCAGCGGGCATGCTGCCGGTGACCACCTGCTGCAGCGCGTGGCCAGCGTGCTGAGCAGCCACCTGCCCAAGCGCGGCTACGCCATCCGGCTCGGCGGCGACGAGTTCCTGTTGTTTGCGCCGTTCACCACCGAGGTCAAATTCCGTGAGACGGTGCAAAGCTGTGTTGATGAGCTCAATCCGCTGCGGATCGAGTACGACGGCCAGCATTTCGAAGTGACCGCGAGTTTCGGCGCGACGTTCTTCAACGCCGAAGAGCACACGGTCGACACGGTCCTGTCGATTGTCGACACGGCCTGCTACGAGGCCAAGAACGCCGGCGGTGGCCGCGTCTACTTCCACTCCGGCAAAGAGGGCGTTGTCGAATCGCGGCAGAGCGAGATGCAGTGGGTCGCCAAGATCCGGGAGTCGCTCGAGAACCGGCGCATGCAGCTGCACTACCAGAACATCGTCGAGACCACGTCGATCGAGCCGAAAGTGCACTCGATGGAGATTCTCGTGCGGATGCTGGACGACGGCGGCAATGTGGTCAGCCCGGGTTCGTTCCTCGACATTGCCGAACGGTTCTCGCTGGCGACCCGCATCGACAAGTTCGTGATCAACGAGACCTTCGAGTGGCTGCGGGCCGGTAACCTCAACACCAGCCAGAACAGCCTGATCAACATCAACCTGTCCGGCCGCTCGATCGGTGACAACGAGGTCCTGCGGTACATCGAGGAGCTCTGTGGCAAGCTGAACACACCAAGCGATCGGGTGTGCTTCGAGATCACAGAGACCGCCGCAGTGGGCAAGAACGCACGGGATTTCCTCGTGCAATTGCACGAGCTCGGCTTCAAGCTCGCGCTGGACGACTTCGGCAGTGGGTTCTCGTCCTTCGGTTACCTCGAAAGCCTGCCTGTCGACTACATCAAGATCGACGGTATGTTCGTGCAGGACCTGGACACCAACACCACCCACCGCGAATTCATCACCGCCATCAACCGCGTTGGCAAGGCGATGGGCAAACTGACCGTCGCCGAGTTTGTCGAGAACCAGGCGTCGCTGGAGTTGCTCGAGCAGATTGGCGTCGACTTCGCTCAGGGCTACCACCTCCACAAACCGGTCGAGTTGGCCAAGCGACCGCTGGTGCTGAGCTTCGCCGAGTTCCAGGAAGCCGCCTGA
- a CDS encoding 3-oxoacyl-[acyl-carrier-protein] synthase III C-terminal domain-containing protein, with the protein MQSTYLLPPGIHSPEQTTRPRDMFAPVARLAGLAPQYIERLSQIRSLHLAENTPPSELALSAAITCIDQSSLNAADIDLIIMGSVYKDMAEPATSARVSKQFAEHYDLPVGPAFFDVQNACNGVFSAIQIADGLVRTGAYNHVLIVSGETGDAATRAATEAITAFAETGDDPHGLGPDISNHVRHYAACYTLGSIGAATVVSAQPTDHSLELMGIKMAADSNSAELCILASQEHPLVVDPPMLLEVAAPFAIASFKAFMRERNNSIESLEHLFVHQPSKSTIADYSAGLGYPIEKIVETVTRFGNVITCSTLLGWDCVSQGLRSGDLVGANIVGSGISSGSLLLRCV; encoded by the coding sequence ATGCAATCCACCTACCTTCTGCCGCCCGGTATCCACTCACCTGAGCAAACCACACGACCCCGCGACATGTTCGCGCCGGTTGCACGGCTCGCAGGCCTCGCACCGCAGTACATCGAACGGCTGAGCCAGATTCGCTCGCTCCACCTCGCCGAGAACACGCCACCGTCCGAGCTGGCGTTGTCAGCTGCAATCACCTGCATCGATCAGTCGTCGCTGAACGCCGCCGACATCGACCTGATCATCATGGGCAGCGTGTACAAGGACATGGCCGAGCCCGCGACCTCTGCTCGCGTCTCGAAGCAGTTCGCCGAGCACTACGATTTGCCTGTCGGGCCGGCGTTTTTCGATGTCCAGAACGCCTGCAACGGCGTGTTCTCCGCCATTCAGATTGCCGACGGGCTTGTGCGCACCGGGGCGTACAACCACGTGCTGATTGTCTCGGGAGAAACCGGCGACGCCGCCACCCGCGCCGCCACCGAGGCGATCACGGCCTTCGCCGAAACCGGCGACGACCCTCATGGCCTGGGGCCGGACATCAGCAACCACGTGCGTCATTACGCTGCGTGTTACACACTCGGCAGCATCGGTGCCGCCACCGTGGTCAGCGCGCAACCGACTGACCACAGTCTCGAACTGATGGGCATCAAGATGGCCGCAGACTCGAACAGTGCCGAGCTTTGCATATTGGCCTCGCAGGAGCACCCGCTCGTGGTCGATCCGCCAATGTTGCTCGAGGTGGCCGCGCCGTTCGCCATTGCGTCGTTCAAGGCATTCATGCGCGAGCGGAACAATTCCATTGAATCACTGGAACACCTTTTTGTTCACCAGCCGTCCAAATCCACGATTGCAGACTATTCCGCCGGTTTGGGCTACCCTATCGAGAAAATCGTAGAGACAGTGACCCGGTTCGGGAATGTCATTACGTGTAGTACTTTGCTAGGCTGGGACTGTGTTTCTCAGGGATTGAGGTCAGGGGATCTGGTGGGAGCCAACATCGTCGGTTCGGGTATCTCCTCAGGTTCGCTTTTACTACGGTGCGTTTGA
- the queA gene encoding tRNA preQ1(34) S-adenosylmethionine ribosyltransferase-isomerase QueA, with product MKLSDFQFDLPAHLIAQTPPAERSGARLLAFGGGVAPSDRHITDLPALLQPGDLMVFNNTAVIKARVRGHKADSGGRVEVLVERILPSEAQVLCQIGASKPVRAGARLRLEGAVEATVEDREGAFFRLSVDAPDVFAWLDAHGEIPLPPYIARPPDRVDAARYQTVFASQPGAVAAPTAGLHFDDALLSALDARGVSRAEITLHVGAGTFQPVRVEHIAEHRMHPEWLSVDNTVVAAVEACRARGGRVIAVGTTTVRALETAARANAGTLARYHGDSHLFLTPGEPFHVIDGLITNFHLPGSTLLMLISAFTGLDTVRAAYAHAVAGEYRFFSYGDACLIWPSRA from the coding sequence ATGAAGCTGTCCGACTTCCAGTTCGACTTGCCCGCCCACTTGATCGCGCAAACGCCACCGGCCGAACGGAGCGGCGCACGCCTGCTGGCATTCGGTGGGGGCGTGGCGCCGAGCGACCGGCACATCACCGATCTGCCGGCGTTGTTGCAACCTGGCGACCTGATGGTGTTCAACAACACCGCGGTCATCAAGGCGCGGGTGCGTGGACACAAGGCGGACTCGGGTGGACGCGTGGAAGTGCTGGTCGAACGCATTCTGCCGTCAGAGGCGCAGGTGCTCTGTCAGATCGGCGCGAGCAAGCCCGTTCGGGCGGGCGCTCGCTTGCGTCTCGAGGGGGCGGTCGAGGCCACCGTGGAGGACCGCGAGGGCGCGTTCTTTCGGTTGTCGGTCGATGCCCCGGATGTGTTCGCCTGGCTCGATGCGCACGGTGAGATTCCCTTGCCACCCTACATCGCACGACCGCCTGACCGCGTCGACGCCGCGCGCTACCAGACTGTCTTCGCCTCGCAGCCTGGCGCGGTCGCAGCGCCGACCGCCGGATTGCATTTTGACGATGCACTGCTGAGCGCACTCGATGCGCGTGGTGTGTCGCGCGCGGAGATCACCCTGCACGTCGGTGCCGGCACCTTTCAGCCGGTGCGCGTCGAGCACATCGCCGAGCACCGTATGCACCCCGAATGGCTGAGCGTCGACAACACGGTCGTCGCCGCGGTCGAGGCGTGTCGCGCGCGGGGAGGGCGCGTGATTGCCGTCGGCACCACCACCGTTCGGGCGCTGGAGACCGCCGCCCGCGCCAACGCCGGGACACTCGCGCGCTACCACGGCGACAGCCACCTGTTCCTCACGCCGGGCGAACCGTTCCACGTGATCGACGGTCTGATTACCAACTTTCACCTGCCGGGGTCGACTCTGCTGATGCTGATCAGCGCCTTCACGGGCCTCGATACGGTCCGCGCCGCCTACGCGCACGCGGTCGCGGGCGAGTACCGATTCTTCAGCTACGGGGATGCCTGTCTGATCTGGCCAAGCCGGGCCTGA
- a CDS encoding TAXI family TRAP transporter solute-binding subunit, with translation MTDVDQPMLQAIRASRARSRAWRLQGAWLTVALAVVALAFYLTYQFVEPAPPRAMTITTGSESGAYYQTALAYQRALAREGVTLHIETSPGSIENLRRLRDPDSDVDVAFVQGGTATERESDTLVGLASVYFEPVWLFTPDARPVNFLHALHGTRLDIGAEGSGTRAVALQLLAKNGVGLDDITPVTIDQPLETALAAGQLDGAFRVGSAEAPALQSLLRNPAVRTTPLRRAPAYARHFPFLEALTLYAGSLSFEGNLPRENIPLVAPAATLVARDSLHPALIQLLMHVVVSEHGQGSLLADSDTFPSTRWLDFPVQPDAERYLQNGPPFLQRYLPFWVANLLDRMKIMLVPLIALMIPMSRLLPPTYRWRMRRRIYQWYDEVQLIDTAAEDPARPWSFAQCHQAIDEIENEIRRVDVPLSFYHELYTLRQHIDLLRNQLRARAHSAPVTRPSD, from the coding sequence GTGACAGACGTCGACCAACCCATGCTCCAGGCCATCCGGGCATCGCGCGCGCGCTCGCGTGCGTGGCGGCTGCAAGGGGCGTGGCTCACGGTCGCGCTGGCGGTCGTCGCCCTCGCGTTCTACCTGACTTACCAGTTCGTCGAACCTGCACCGCCGCGGGCCATGACAATCACCACCGGCAGCGAGTCCGGTGCCTACTACCAGACTGCCCTCGCCTACCAGCGCGCCCTCGCACGCGAGGGCGTGACCCTGCACATCGAGACCTCGCCAGGGTCCATCGAAAACCTGCGGCGCCTGCGCGACCCGGACAGCGACGTCGACGTGGCGTTCGTGCAAGGCGGCACTGCCACCGAACGCGAGAGCGACACGCTGGTGGGCCTCGCCAGCGTGTATTTCGAGCCTGTGTGGCTGTTCACGCCCGACGCCCGGCCCGTCAATTTCCTGCACGCGTTGCACGGCACTCGGCTGGACATCGGCGCCGAGGGCAGTGGCACGCGCGCCGTCGCGTTGCAGTTGCTGGCCAAGAACGGCGTCGGACTCGACGACATCACGCCAGTGACCATCGATCAGCCGTTGGAGACGGCGCTCGCGGCCGGGCAACTCGACGGCGCGTTCCGCGTCGGGTCGGCCGAGGCGCCAGCGCTGCAATCCCTGTTGCGCAACCCGGCAGTGCGCACCACCCCGTTACGTCGGGCGCCCGCCTACGCGCGGCATTTTCCGTTTCTGGAAGCCCTGACCCTCTACGCCGGCAGCCTGTCGTTTGAGGGCAACCTGCCGCGCGAAAACATCCCGCTGGTGGCCCCGGCTGCCACGTTGGTCGCACGCGACAGCCTGCACCCGGCTCTGATTCAACTGCTGATGCACGTGGTGGTTTCCGAGCACGGTCAGGGCAGCCTGCTCGCGGACAGCGACACCTTCCCGTCGACGCGGTGGCTGGATTTTCCGGTGCAGCCCGACGCCGAGCGGTACTTGCAAAACGGACCGCCGTTTCTGCAGCGCTACTTGCCGTTCTGGGTTGCAAACCTGCTCGACCGTATGAAGATCATGCTCGTGCCGTTGATTGCGCTGATGATTCCGATGAGTCGCTTGTTGCCGCCGACCTACCGCTGGCGGATGCGGCGCCGGATATACCAATGGTACGACGAGGTGCAACTGATCGACACCGCGGCAGAGGACCCGGCTCGCCCCTGGTCATTCGCCCAGTGTCACCAGGCGATCGACGAGATCGAAAACGAAATCCGACGGGTCGACGTGCCGCTTTCGTTCTACCACGAGCTCTACACCCTGCGGCAGCACATCGACCTGCTGCGCAACCAGCTTCGGGCCCGCGCGCACAGTGCACCGGTGACCCGCCCGTCTGATTAG
- a CDS encoding YeeE/YedE family protein produces MTEFTPTASLAGGVLIGLAALWMMAALGRIAGVSGLLGRLMPPGAATGEARGISVGFVLGMLAAPLLLVLLNQPVEHTVSGAGPVLGVAGLLVGVGTTIGNGCTSGHGVCGLSRLSVRSAVATAVFMLFAGLTVYVVRHGLGPAQ; encoded by the coding sequence ATGACGGAATTCACCCCGACAGCGTCGCTGGCCGGCGGCGTCCTGATCGGCCTTGCGGCGTTGTGGATGATGGCCGCGCTGGGCCGCATTGCGGGCGTCAGCGGTCTGCTGGGCCGCCTGATGCCGCCCGGTGCCGCAACCGGCGAGGCGCGTGGCATCAGCGTCGGTTTCGTGCTCGGTATGCTGGCGGCCCCGTTGCTGCTGGTGCTGCTGAATCAGCCCGTGGAGCACACCGTTTCGGGCGCCGGGCCGGTGCTGGGCGTCGCCGGCCTGTTGGTCGGTGTTGGCACCACGATCGGCAACGGCTGCACGAGCGGCCACGGTGTCTGTGGTCTGTCACGCCTGTCGGTTCGGTCGGCGGTCGCCACTGCGGTGTTCATGCTCTTTGCCGGCCTCACCGTATACGTCGTGCGCCACGGTCTGGGGCCTGCCCAGTGA
- a CDS encoding DUF6691 family protein codes for MTAVAAAFAGLVFGFGLLLSGMANPAKVLNFLDIAGPWDPSLLFVMGGAIAVVLPGYRLLRRREAPLFSAAFQWPTASAIDRRLLGGAALFGIGWGLGGFCPGPALVAVPLASPGAWVFFLCMLMGIGVARRLV; via the coding sequence GTGACGGCAGTCGCCGCTGCATTCGCCGGGCTGGTGTTCGGCTTCGGGCTGCTGCTCTCGGGTATGGCCAACCCCGCCAAGGTGCTCAACTTTCTCGACATCGCGGGCCCGTGGGACCCGAGCCTGCTGTTCGTGATGGGCGGCGCGATTGCCGTGGTGCTGCCGGGCTACCGTCTGTTGCGCCGCCGCGAGGCACCGCTGTTCTCGGCTGCGTTTCAGTGGCCGACCGCCTCGGCGATCGATCGCCGGCTGCTCGGTGGCGCTGCGCTCTTCGGGATCGGCTGGGGGCTTGGTGGCTTCTGCCCAGGGCCGGCGCTGGTCGCCGTCCCGCTCGCGTCGCCCGGCGCGTGGGTGTTTTTTCTGTGTATGCTGATGGGTATCGGCGTGGCGCGGCGCCTCGTGTGA
- the edd gene encoding phosphogluconate dehydratase: MSALNPILRDVTDRIRERSAASRAAYLAAAEQAARTWPARQALSCTNIAHGLAAAPASDKLRLREIKPANLAIVTSYNDMLSAHQPYGRYPEILKQAAREAGAVAQVASGVPAMCDGITQGQPGMELSLFSRDVIALSSAVGLSHNTFDGALWLGVCDKIVPGLLIAALRFGHLPSVFVPAGPMGSGISNSEKSRVRQRFYAGEATREELLSSELAAYHSAGTCTFYGTANSNQLLMEFMGLHVPGAAFVPHDSGLRDALSAKAATRLVSLTATAGTYRPISKIVDECALVNAIVGLLATGGSSNHTIHLVAIARAAGLVVDWDDFDALSRAVPLLARVYPNGKADINQFHAAGGVGTILNELLQRGLLHPDVKTVVGDTIADYAQEPLSEGGRLVLKPSPAPGQAPDIIASADAPFAAEGGLRLVAGNLGRAVVKVSAVDPARHVIEAPARVFDSQAAVHEAFAAGELDRDVVVVVRGQGPRANGMPELHKLMPPLTILQDRGFRVALVTDGRLSGASGVVPAALHVSPEAAAGGTIARVYDGDTVRVDCDAGTLSVCVSDDILIQRDPCTVAASEAGLGREMLAVFRDTVSSAEQGASVIRTECDSEETAHVGV, translated from the coding sequence ATGAGTGCCCTGAACCCGATACTTCGAGACGTCACCGACCGCATCCGTGAGCGCAGCGCCGCCAGTCGGGCTGCCTACCTCGCCGCCGCCGAGCAAGCGGCCCGAACGTGGCCAGCGCGTCAGGCACTGTCGTGCACCAACATCGCCCACGGCCTTGCAGCGGCGCCAGCGAGCGACAAGCTGAGGCTGCGTGAAATCAAGCCGGCCAACCTCGCCATTGTCACGTCGTACAACGACATGTTGTCGGCCCACCAGCCTTATGGGCGCTACCCGGAGATCCTCAAGCAGGCTGCGCGTGAGGCCGGTGCGGTCGCCCAGGTGGCGTCGGGCGTGCCGGCGATGTGCGACGGCATCACCCAGGGCCAACCCGGCATGGAACTGAGCCTGTTCAGCCGCGACGTGATCGCACTCTCCAGCGCGGTGGGGCTGTCGCACAACACCTTCGACGGGGCGCTTTGGTTGGGCGTGTGCGACAAGATCGTGCCCGGTCTGCTGATTGCGGCCTTGCGCTTCGGGCACCTGCCTTCGGTGTTCGTGCCGGCCGGCCCGATGGGCAGTGGCATCAGCAACAGCGAGAAAAGCCGGGTACGGCAACGCTTCTACGCCGGTGAGGCGACCCGCGAAGAACTGCTTTCCTCGGAGCTTGCGGCGTACCACAGCGCCGGTACGTGCACTTTCTACGGCACGGCCAACAGCAACCAGCTGCTCATGGAGTTCATGGGTCTGCACGTGCCGGGCGCGGCGTTCGTGCCGCACGACAGTGGGCTCCGGGACGCACTCAGCGCGAAGGCGGCCACCCGGTTGGTGTCGCTGACAGCGACCGCCGGCACCTACCGCCCTATCTCCAAGATCGTCGACGAGTGCGCCCTGGTCAATGCGATTGTCGGCTTGCTCGCGACGGGTGGCTCGTCCAACCACACCATTCACCTGGTGGCGATTGCACGGGCAGCCGGTCTGGTGGTCGACTGGGATGACTTTGACGCCTTGTCGCGTGCCGTGCCGCTGCTGGCCCGCGTGTACCCGAACGGCAAAGCCGACATCAACCAGTTTCATGCCGCCGGCGGCGTCGGCACGATCCTCAACGAGCTGTTGCAACGGGGGTTGTTGCACCCGGATGTCAAAACCGTCGTCGGCGACACGATCGCAGACTACGCCCAGGAGCCGCTCAGCGAGGGCGGTCGCCTGGTCCTGAAACCCTCACCAGCGCCTGGTCAGGCGCCAGACATCATCGCGTCAGCCGACGCGCCGTTTGCTGCTGAAGGGGGCCTGCGGCTGGTGGCTGGAAACCTGGGCCGCGCCGTTGTGAAGGTGTCTGCGGTCGACCCGGCACGCCACGTGATTGAGGCTCCGGCGCGGGTCTTCGACTCGCAGGCGGCAGTGCACGAGGCGTTCGCAGCCGGTGAGTTGGACCGGGACGTTGTTGTTGTGGTGCGCGGCCAGGGTCCTCGGGCGAATGGCATGCCGGAGTTGCACAAGCTCATGCCGCCGCTCACGATTCTGCAGGACAGGGGCTTCCGCGTTGCGCTGGTCACGGACGGTCGGTTATCCGGCGCCTCGGGCGTCGTGCCTGCGGCCCTGCACGTGTCGCCCGAGGCCGCTGCAGGCGGCACAATAGCGCGGGTATACGACGGCGATACTGTGCGGGTGGATTGCGATGCGGGCACGCTGTCCGTGTGTGTGTCGGACGACATCCTGATCCAGCGCGACCCCTGCACCGTGGCCGCCTCGGAGGCGGGGCTCGGTCGCGAGATGCTCGCGGTCTTCCGCGACACCGTGAGCAGCGCCGAACAGGGTGCGTCGGTGATTCGAACAGAGTGCGACAGTGAGGAGACCGCGCATGTCGGTGTTTGA
- the eda gene encoding bifunctional 4-hydroxy-2-oxoglutarate aldolase/2-dehydro-3-deoxy-phosphogluconate aldolase encodes MSVFEQLGPCPIIPVIVIETRSQAVPMAEALIAGGLDALEVTLRTPEALGAIEDIAKALPDAVVGAGTVTSPAQFDAVRDAGGRFAVSPCLTPTLAAASQRTAMPWLPGAVTATEVQLAREAGFVDLKFFPAGTSGGPGQLKSLSAVYPDVRFCPTGGVNVDNLADYLRVPAVCAVGGSWLTPAAAVASGDWGTVTETARAACRAAAAVSG; translated from the coding sequence ATGTCGGTGTTTGAGCAGCTCGGGCCGTGCCCGATCATTCCCGTGATTGTCATCGAGACACGCTCTCAGGCCGTGCCGATGGCCGAGGCGCTGATCGCCGGTGGTCTCGACGCGCTCGAGGTGACGTTGCGCACGCCCGAGGCGCTCGGGGCGATTGAGGACATTGCCAAGGCGCTGCCGGACGCGGTGGTCGGCGCAGGCACCGTGACGTCACCCGCGCAATTCGATGCGGTTCGGGATGCCGGTGGTCGATTCGCCGTCAGCCCCTGCCTGACGCCAACGCTGGCGGCGGCGAGTCAGCGCACGGCCATGCCCTGGTTGCCCGGTGCCGTCACCGCCACGGAAGTCCAGTTGGCGCGGGAGGCCGGTTTTGTCGACCTGAAGTTCTTTCCCGCCGGCACCAGCGGTGGACCCGGGCAGCTCAAGTCGCTGTCGGCTGTGTACCCCGATGTGCGCTTTTGTCCCACCGGTGGCGTCAACGTCGACAACCTCGCCGACTACCTCCGCGTGCCCGCCGTCTGCGCGGTGGGGGGGTCCTGGTTGACACCGGCTGCCGCGGTGGCCAGCGGCGACTGGGGCACCGTCACCGAGACGGCCAGGGCGGCGTGCCGCGCTGCGGCCGCCGTGTCGGGCTGA
- a CDS encoding MBL fold metallo-hydrolase gives MIKPDVESFFDTDTNTFTYIVACPQTQRCAVIDSVADFDQPDGRVRYDSADRVIARVAERGLTVDWVLESHVHADHLSAAPYLRREIGGRMGIGSEIISVQEIFGKVFNAGPDFPRDGRQFDQLFEDGDTFTIGELQCRAIHTPGHTPACMSYVIGDAVFVGDTLFMPDFGTARCDFPGGSAETLYDSVQKLFALPPETRMFMCHDYLPDGGTRDTFCYQTTVGEQREKNYQLNAQTSRDEFVAMRNKRDEGNSAPRLLYPSVQVNMRAGHMPEAEENGTAYLKIPLSGQQR, from the coding sequence ATGATCAAGCCCGATGTCGAGTCGTTCTTCGACACTGACACCAACACCTTCACGTACATCGTTGCGTGCCCGCAAACCCAGCGCTGTGCCGTGATCGACTCGGTCGCCGACTTCGACCAGCCAGACGGGCGGGTGCGCTACGACTCTGCCGACCGCGTGATTGCACGTGTCGCCGAGCGGGGACTCACGGTCGATTGGGTGCTCGAATCCCACGTGCATGCTGACCACCTCTCAGCCGCGCCCTACCTGCGGCGCGAGATCGGCGGGCGCATGGGCATCGGCAGCGAGATCATCTCGGTGCAGGAGATCTTCGGCAAGGTGTTCAACGCCGGGCCGGATTTTCCGCGCGATGGCCGGCAATTCGATCAGCTGTTCGAAGACGGCGACACGTTCACGATCGGTGAGTTGCAGTGCCGTGCGATCCACACACCGGGCCACACGCCCGCGTGCATGAGCTACGTCATCGGTGATGCGGTGTTTGTCGGCGACACCCTGTTCATGCCGGACTTTGGCACCGCGCGTTGCGATTTTCCGGGTGGCAGTGCCGAGACGCTGTACGACTCGGTGCAAAAACTCTTCGCCTTGCCACCCGAGACGCGCATGTTCATGTGCCACGACTACCTGCCGGACGGCGGCACACGGGACACTTTCTGCTACCAGACCACGGTCGGTGAGCAGCGCGAGAAGAACTACCAGCTCAATGCGCAGACCAGTCGCGACGAGTTTGTCGCCATGCGCAACAAGCGCGACGAGGGCAACTCGGCACCGCGGCTGCTCTACCCCTCGGTGCAGGTCAACATGCGTGCTGGCCACATGCCGGAGGCTGAAGAAAACGGCACCGCGTACCTCAAGATTCCGCTGAGCGGACAGCAGCGCTAA